A genomic window from Anticarsia gemmatalis isolate Benzon Research Colony breed Stoneville strain chromosome 22, ilAntGemm2 primary, whole genome shotgun sequence includes:
- the LOC142982615 gene encoding facilitated trehalose transporter Tret1-like: MMNIGRLRQFHAAFASGFGTFLMSVVTVWPSYTSELYMSNTTTPLSAPMTRMEEALLGSLPALGAVAGTVTAGPIVDMFGRKNGGLLLTLPYVLSWAVIAVSSSIKVILAARFLAGLSGGGTLVLVPILVSEVSEDSIRGFLASIPTLQACLGNLLSYMIGWFLPHKMVLWVNVVFAVAGSLLFLLVEESPVFLLKKRRDEDAKKAIARYRGLPTSSRIVQEELFRLKQLVSPGVQYESILESGTKAQEAEKNEKINHQDILPQKQTSSYKTLFLSPASRRAFILVTTLITLQVFMGMVPVQVYLSTVFTETDPTRADMFTVIFASLQCFASLVIVIAADRTGRRFLQITSSALICLCLTALGFLLQTRVAPSWVTVVVIMLYCFLFVVGAGSIPYVLLAEMFVPEVMNLATTLIIEWMWFTNFVIITIFPYMIEFFGIYGTFYGFAAVSLVNALTSYFILPETAGLSIEQIQEKLLPRRKREEKAREQT; this comes from the exons ATGATGAATATCGGAAGATTACGACAGTTCCATGCTGCTTTTGCAA GCGGCTTCGGGACATTCCTAATGTCAGTAGTAACAGTATGGCCGTCATACACATCAGAGTTATACATGTCCAACACTACGACACCACTGTCTGCTCCAATGACGAGGATGGAAGAGGCTCTACTTGGGAGTCTGCCGGCGTTAGGCGCTGTAGCCGGGACGGTGACAGCTGGACCGATAGTCGATATGTTCGGACGAAAGAATGGAGGGCTGTTGTTGACTTTACCTTATGTG ctaTCATGGGCTGTAATAGCAGTATCTTCATCAATAAAGGTGATCTTAGCTGCAAGGTTTCTGGCTGGACTGTCAGGAGGAGGGACATTGGTACTCGTACCCATCCTAGTGTCAGAAGTATCAGAAGATTCTATCAGAGGATTCTTGGCTTCAA TACCAACATTACAAGCATGCTTGGGCAACTTACTATCATACATGATCGGATGGTTCCTCCCTCACAAAATGGTGCTCTGGGTCAATGTGGTGTTTGCTGTAGCTGGCTCTTTACTCTTCCTACTGGTAGAAGAAAGTCCTGTCTTTTTGTTAAAGAAGAGAAGAGATGAG GATGCGAAGAAGGCTATAGCGCGGTACCGCGGGCTGCCTACTTCGTCCCGTATAGTGCAAGAAGAGTTATTTAGATTGAAACAGCTAGTGTCTCCTGGAGTACAATATGAGTCTATCCTTG AGTCTGGTACTAAAGCTCAAGAAGCAGAgaaaaatgagaaaattaaTCATCAAGATATACTGCCGCAGAAACAAACGTCTTCGTACAAGACATTAT ttttgtCACCTGCATCTAGACGGGCGTTTATTCTCGTGACCACACTCATAACACtacag GTGTTCATGGGCATGGTGCCAGTGCAGGTGTACTTAAGTACTGTATTCACGGAGACGGATCCGACCAGAGCGGATATGTTTACAGTCATATTTGCCTCTCTCCAGTGCTTCGCGTCTCTTGTTATCGTTATTGCAGCTGATAGGACTGGGAGACGA TTCCTTCAAATAACGTCGTCAGCGCTCATCTGCCTGTGTTTAACTGCACTAGGCTTCTTACTTCAAACAAGAGTGGCACCATCGTGGGTCACTGTCGTGGTTATCATGCTGTACTGCTTCCTATTCGTAGTGGGAGCAGGATCAATTCCTTATGTACTCCTGGCCGAGATGTTTGTTCCTGAG GTAATGAACCTAGCCACTACACTGATCATTGAATGGATGTGGTTCACGAATTTCGTGATCATCACCATCTTTCCCTACATGATTGAGTTCTTCGGCATCTATGGCACTTTCTACGGCTTTGCTGCCGTTAGCTTAGTGAACGCGCTCACCAGTTACTTCATACTCCCTGAGACTGCAGGACTATCGATAGAACAGATTCAAGAAAAACTCTTGCCGAGGCGGAAGAGAGAAGAGAAAGCGAGAGAGCAGACGTAG